CAACGCCACCCCGTTCAAGCTCCTCCTGCGCCGCATCGCGAACATCTTCGTCCCGCTGATCCCGGCATTGATCGGCTGCGGCGTCATCGCGGGCCTCAACGGCCTGCTGACGAACCTGGGCTGGCTGCCCGCCGTCGTCCCGGCGCTCGCCGCCATCGCGTCCGGCTTCATGTCGCTGATCGCCGTGTTCGTCGGCCACAACACCGCCAAGGAGTTCGGCGGTACGCCGATCCTGGGCGGCGCGGTCGCCGCGATGATCGTCTTCCCGGGCGTCGCCAAGATCGACGCCTTCGGCCAGCAGCTCTCCCCCGGCCAGGGCGGCGTCCTCGGCGCGCTCGCCGCCGCCCTGCTCGCCGTGTACGTGGAGAAGTGGTGTCGTACGTGGGTCCCCGAGGCCCTGGACGTCCTCGTCACCCCCACCCTCACGGTCCTGATCTCGGGCCTGGTCACCCTCTACGGCCTGATGTTCCTCGCCGGTGAGGCCTCCGCGGCCATCGGCACCTTCGCCGACCGGCTGCTCGCGACCGGCGGCGCCTTCGCGGGCCTGGTCCTCGGCGGCCTCTTCCTGCCCCTCGTGATGCTGGGCCTGCACCAGGCCCTGATCCCCATCCACACCACGCTCATCGAACAGTCCGGCTACACCGTGCTGCTGCCCATCCTCGCCATGGCGGGCGCGGGCCAGGTCGGCGCGGCCATCGCCGTCTACTACCGTCTCCCGCGCAACGGTTCGCTCCGCACCACCATCAAGTCCGCCCTCCCGGCCGGCTTCCTGGGCGTGGGCGAGCCGCTCATCTACGGAGTCTCCCTCCCCCTCGGCCGCCCCTTCGTCACGGCCTGCGTCGGCGGCGCGGCCGGCGGCGCCTTCGTCGGCCTCTTCAACCAGCTCGGCGTCGCCTTCGGCTCCACCGCCATCGGCCCCTCGGGCTGGGCCCTGTTCCCCCTGCTCGACGGCAAGTCGAACCCCGGCATCACCATCGCCATCTACGCGGGCGGCCTGGCCGTCGGCTACCTGGTCGGCTTCGCCGCCACCTACTTCTTCGGCTTCACCCGCCAGATGCTGACGGACCTCAACACCGACCCGGACCCGGCCACCCCGGCCGCCGAGCCCTCCAGGGAACCTGCCCTGACCTGACGCCCGCCCTCGCCGTGACCGCGCCGAGGGAGCTTGCCCTCCAGTTGGTCGAGGGCCCTAGCGTCAGCGGCCATGGCATCCCTCGACACCGCCCGGCCCCTCTCGGCGCGCCCGGCCCTTCCCCGTACGTATCTCCTCTGGCTCGTCGGCACCCGTGCCTCGCTCCTCGGTGATGCCGTCCTGTACTTCGCCCTCGGCTGGGCGGCCAGTGCCCATGGCGGCGGGACGGGCGCTCTCGTCCTGACCGCCATCACCCTTCCGCGCACCGTGCTGCTGTTGCCGGGTGGCGCCGTCGGCGACCGGTTCGGAGCCCGTCGGGTGATGATCATCGGGGACGCGGTGATGCTCACGGCCACGCTCGTACTGGCCCTCGCGAGCCTGCGCCCGGACCCTTCTCCCTGGCTCCTCGTCACGGTTGCGGCCGTGGTCGGCACGGTCGACGCGTTCTATCTGCCGGCCACCGGGTCCATGCCCCGTCGGCTGGTGGGGAAGGAACAACTCCCCCGGGCGTTGGCCGTGCAGCAGGCCGGCGGCCAGATCGCCTCGCTGCTCGGGGCTCCCCTGGGCGCCGTACTCGTCGCGGCCGGCGGCCTGACCGGCGCGGCGTTCGCCGATGCCGCCACCTTCGCGATCGTCCTCGCCGTACTCGTCCGCGTCCGGCCGGCCTTCGACCTCGAACGGTCCCCCCGCGCGGAGGGCCTCCTGGCGGGGGCGGCCGACGGGGTGCGGATCGCCGGAGCGGATCCGGTCCTGCGGCCGGCGTTGCTGCTGA
Above is a genomic segment from Streptomyces sp. NBC_01233 containing:
- a CDS encoding PTS transporter subunit EIIC, with product MSTDKNRATAAAILPLVGGPDNVTSIAHCMTRLRIGLSDRSLVDDAALRAVPGVLGVVEDDTYQIVLGPGTVARVTPEFEALVEEARSAPPAAPAPHAVTAEDLQAQGAALKEAQKARNATPFKLLLRRIANIFVPLIPALIGCGVIAGLNGLLTNLGWLPAVVPALAAIASGFMSLIAVFVGHNTAKEFGGTPILGGAVAAMIVFPGVAKIDAFGQQLSPGQGGVLGALAAALLAVYVEKWCRTWVPEALDVLVTPTLTVLISGLVTLYGLMFLAGEASAAIGTFADRLLATGGAFAGLVLGGLFLPLVMLGLHQALIPIHTTLIEQSGYTVLLPILAMAGAGQVGAAIAVYYRLPRNGSLRTTIKSALPAGFLGVGEPLIYGVSLPLGRPFVTACVGGAAGGAFVGLFNQLGVAFGSTAIGPSGWALFPLLDGKSNPGITIAIYAGGLAVGYLVGFAATYFFGFTRQMLTDLNTDPDPATPAAEPSREPALT
- a CDS encoding MFS transporter; translated protein: MASLDTARPLSARPALPRTYLLWLVGTRASLLGDAVLYFALGWAASAHGGGTGALVLTAITLPRTVLLLPGGAVGDRFGARRVMIIGDAVMLTATLVLALASLRPDPSPWLLVTVAAVVGTVDAFYLPATGSMPRRLVGKEQLPRALAVQQAGGQIASLLGAPLGAVLVAAGGLTGAAFADAATFAIVLAVLVRVRPAFDLERSPRAEGLLAGAADGVRIAGADPVLRPALLLTAAAACFLLPVVSLLNPLLAREHGWSAGAAGLVAGGQSLGMVAVALVVSRRGTMDRIGAGAASGLCGAAAGIAAVAVTGTAAVAVAGGIVVGAGSGMFACHIGPLVLAHTPDTHLARLQSLLVLVQSLALVVGNNALGALADARGAGIAAAVCAAGACAAGITGLFLKPLRRLRRE